The following coding sequences are from one Desulfosoma caldarium window:
- a CDS encoding magnesium chelatase subunit D family protein — protein sequence MTVERTFPFSALVGQDLMKRALLLNVVDPSLGGVLIKGERGTAKSTGVRALADLLPTIRVVENCPFRCDPDRPEELCPLCREKVAAGQTLSVVQRRVPLVNLPIGTTEDRLLGTIDIEKALKTGQKAFEPGLLAEAHRGILYVDEVNLLNDQIVDLFLDAAASGRNVVEREGISFAHASRFILVGTMNPEEGDLRPQLLDRFGLSVTIRGIDSVQERVEIVKRRLAFEADPEGFRSRWAAQDRALAQRIRSAQESLHRIALTEELLELASRIAMAMGTDGHRADIAMIKAARAHAALEGRSAVTAHDLHLAARLVLPHRVKKTPLEKAELDEEKLKELLPSEGGAGAGEAQPWVPVHHNAPKPSAHAQSAPVPGECVTHLCPMSRAVLAHMPWHRLQPGTHPGRRFSIPFSQHSGTVHGARCPLPGEPFSDVSILGTLRAAAPYQKSRQNGNGNGNGRPVLLAHDIRVRKRSRKTGLSLVMVVDSSASMRSNDRMALTKGVIDALLQDLYFRRDKLGIVTFRHTAAEVLLPLTHNIRDAAQAVEALPVGGRTPLSMGLHLGLRLLVQEKRKNPETLPVMLVFSDGRPNMSAFGADPLDETFHYAREVQRQGIQAVFVDTERDPMAGGCAYEIARRMGALYLPVDRLFSHRSSRSLAGPDSS from the coding sequence ATGACTGTAGAACGCACCTTTCCTTTTTCGGCCCTGGTCGGCCAGGATCTCATGAAACGGGCTCTGCTGCTCAATGTGGTGGACCCATCCCTGGGTGGCGTGCTCATCAAGGGCGAACGAGGCACGGCCAAGTCCACGGGCGTGCGGGCCTTGGCCGACCTTTTGCCCACCATTCGCGTGGTGGAAAATTGCCCATTTCGGTGTGATCCGGACAGACCGGAAGAGCTGTGCCCGTTGTGCCGAGAAAAGGTCGCAGCGGGGCAGACCCTTTCCGTGGTCCAACGCAGGGTGCCACTGGTCAATCTTCCCATAGGCACCACCGAAGACCGACTCTTGGGAACCATTGACATCGAAAAAGCCCTCAAAACGGGCCAAAAGGCCTTTGAACCGGGTCTTCTCGCCGAAGCGCACCGGGGCATTCTGTACGTGGACGAAGTCAATTTGCTCAACGATCAGATCGTCGATCTCTTTCTCGATGCCGCGGCTTCGGGCCGAAACGTGGTGGAGCGTGAAGGGATCAGCTTTGCCCATGCCAGCCGATTCATTCTCGTGGGCACCATGAATCCGGAGGAGGGCGATCTCAGGCCGCAACTCCTGGACCGTTTCGGACTTTCGGTTACCATTCGAGGCATCGACTCGGTGCAGGAACGCGTGGAAATCGTCAAGCGCCGTTTGGCTTTTGAAGCCGACCCTGAAGGTTTTCGATCTCGATGGGCTGCACAAGACCGTGCTTTGGCCCAGCGTATTCGATCGGCACAAGAAAGCCTTCATCGCATCGCCTTAACCGAAGAACTGCTGGAACTGGCCTCGCGCATCGCCATGGCCATGGGCACAGACGGGCATCGCGCGGACATCGCCATGATCAAGGCGGCTCGAGCCCACGCCGCGCTGGAAGGCCGAAGTGCGGTCACGGCGCACGACCTTCATTTGGCCGCACGCCTTGTGCTGCCGCACCGGGTGAAGAAAACGCCTTTGGAAAAGGCCGAACTGGATGAAGAAAAGCTCAAAGAGCTGTTGCCATCGGAAGGCGGTGCGGGAGCCGGAGAGGCTCAGCCCTGGGTGCCCGTCCATCACAACGCACCCAAGCCTTCGGCCCACGCTCAAAGCGCCCCAGTGCCGGGGGAATGCGTGACGCACCTGTGCCCGATGAGCCGAGCCGTTTTGGCCCACATGCCATGGCATCGCCTTCAGCCCGGGACCCATCCCGGACGGAGGTTTTCCATCCCCTTTTCGCAACATTCCGGGACCGTCCATGGAGCGCGATGCCCCCTGCCCGGCGAACCTTTCAGCGACGTGTCCATCCTGGGAACCCTTCGAGCGGCCGCGCCCTACCAGAAAAGCCGTCAAAACGGCAACGGCAACGGCAACGGGCGGCCCGTGCTGCTGGCTCACGATATCCGCGTGCGCAAGCGATCGCGCAAGACCGGGCTTTCCCTGGTCATGGTTGTGGACTCCAGTGCCAGTATGCGTAGCAACGACCGCATGGCCCTGACCAAAGGGGTGATCGACGCGCTCCTTCAAGACCTTTACTTTCGACGGGACAAACTGGGCATTGTGACCTTTCGGCACACGGCCGCGGAGGTGCTCCTGCCCCTGACGCACAATATTCGGGATGCGGCCCAGGCTGTCGAAGCCTTACCGGTGGGGGGCCGCACGCCGCTTTCCATGGGACTTCACCTGGGGCTTCGCCTGCTGGTGCAGGAAAAACGCAAGAACCCTGAAACCCTTCCTGTCATGCTTGTGTTTTCCGACGGGCGCCCCAACATGAGCGCCTTTGGGGCGGATCCCCTTGACGAAACCTTTCATTATGCCAGGGAAGTTCAACGCCAAGGCATTCAAGCCGTCTTCGTGGACACGGAACGGGATCCCATGGCCGGTGGCTGTGCCTATGAAATCGCCCGCCGCATGGGTGCCCTCTATCTCCCTGTGGACCGCCTCTTTAGCCATCGGTCATCGCGCTCCCTTGCCGGCCCCGACAGCTCGTGA
- the mce gene encoding methylmalonyl-CoA epimerase: protein MKVLKVDHIGIAVKSIDQAQKLYREILGLPDHGRETVAEQKVITAFFPVGDTEVELLESTAADGPVAKFIEKKGEGVHHIAFRVENIDAALEELKAQGVQLIDQTPRQGAGGARIAFLHPKATGGVLVELCERKDA from the coding sequence ATGAAAGTGCTCAAAGTGGACCATATCGGTATCGCCGTCAAATCCATCGACCAAGCGCAAAAGCTTTATCGCGAAATCCTGGGCCTGCCGGATCACGGCCGCGAAACCGTCGCCGAACAAAAGGTCATCACGGCCTTCTTTCCCGTGGGCGACACGGAAGTCGAACTCCTCGAATCCACCGCTGCCGATGGCCCGGTGGCCAAATTCATTGAAAAAAAAGGCGAAGGCGTGCACCATATCGCCTTTCGTGTGGAAAACATCGACGCCGCTTTGGAAGAACTGAAAGCGCAAGGCGTCCAGCTCATCGATCAAACACCGCGCCAAGGGGCCGGAGGGGCCCGCATCGCCTTTTTACACCCCAAGGCCACGGGCGGCGTGTTGGTGGAGTTGTGTGAGCGAAAGGACGCGTAG
- the era gene encoding GTPase Era codes for MELIKSGFVALVGAPNVGKSTLMNQILKQKIAITCPKPQTTRNRIVGIYNTDRCQMIFVDTPGIHRARDTFNKILVKTALATLNDVDAVTFMVDVTARGMDLDRFVLQSMEKITTPVVLVLNKVDLLKDKAALLPLIDRYTGLRSFEAVVPLSALTGDGVPQLLAELEKRLPEGPRYYPDDAVTDQPERFLVAEIVREKVFHLTEEEIPYATAVTVDVFREQADKNLLRIEATIHVERNSQKGIVIGKGGARLKEIGRQAREDIERLLGCRVYLGLYVRVQKNWRRDPRVLREFGYRLPREG; via the coding sequence GTGGAACTCATAAAATCAGGCTTTGTGGCTCTGGTGGGGGCGCCCAATGTGGGGAAATCCACCCTCATGAACCAAATTCTCAAGCAAAAGATCGCCATCACGTGCCCCAAGCCGCAGACCACACGAAACCGCATTGTGGGTATTTACAATACCGACCGGTGCCAGATGATTTTTGTGGACACGCCGGGGATTCATCGGGCTCGGGACACCTTCAACAAAATTCTGGTGAAGACGGCTCTGGCGACGCTCAACGACGTGGATGCCGTGACCTTTATGGTGGACGTGACGGCACGAGGCATGGATCTGGATCGATTTGTTTTGCAATCCATGGAAAAAATCACCACCCCGGTGGTGCTCGTCCTCAACAAGGTGGATCTTTTGAAAGACAAAGCCGCGCTGCTTCCCCTTATTGATCGATACACAGGGCTGCGATCCTTTGAGGCCGTGGTGCCGCTGTCGGCGCTCACGGGAGATGGCGTGCCGCAGCTTCTGGCCGAACTGGAAAAACGGCTTCCCGAAGGACCTCGATACTATCCGGACGATGCCGTGACAGATCAGCCGGAACGGTTTCTGGTGGCAGAAATCGTTCGAGAAAAAGTGTTTCATCTGACGGAAGAGGAAATTCCCTACGCCACGGCCGTGACCGTGGACGTCTTTCGCGAGCAGGCCGACAAAAACCTCCTTCGCATCGAGGCCACCATTCATGTGGAGCGGAATTCCCAGAAGGGGATCGTGATCGGCAAAGGGGGCGCACGGCTGAAAGAAATCGGTCGGCAAGCCCGGGAGGACATAGAACGGCTTTTGGGGTGCCGCGTGTATTTGGGTTTGTATGTGCGCGTGCAGAAAAACTGGCGCCGGGACCCGCGGGTGCTTAGGGAGTTCGGCTATCGCCTGCCGCGGGAAGGGTAG